One segment of Chlorocebus sabaeus isolate Y175 chromosome 26, mChlSab1.0.hap1, whole genome shotgun sequence DNA contains the following:
- the IDH3A gene encoding isocitrate dehydrogenase [NAD] subunit alpha, mitochondrial isoform X2: MKIFDAAKAPIQWEERNVTAIQGPGGKWMIPSEAKESMDKNKMGLKGPLKTPIAAGHPSMNLLLRKTFDLYANVRPCVSIEGYKTPYTDVNIVTIRENTEGEYSGIEHVIVDGVVQSIKLITEGASKRIAEFAFEYARNNHRSNVTAVHKANIMRMSDGLFLQKCREVAENCKDIKFNEMYLDTVCLNMVQDPSQFDVLVMPNLYGDILSDLCAGLIGGLGVTPSGNIGANGVAIFESVHGTAPDIAGKDMANPTALLLSAVMMLRHMGLFDHAARIEAACFATIKDGKSLTKDLGGNAKCSDFTEEICRRVKDLD; encoded by the exons ATGAAGATTTTTGATGCTGCCAAA GCACCTATTCAGTGGGAGGAGCGGAACGTCACTGCCATTCAAGGACCCGGAGGAAAGTGGATGATACCTTCAGAGGCTAAAGAGTCCATGGATAAGAACAAGATGGGCTTGAAAG GCCCTTTGAAGACCCCAATAGCAGCCGGTCACCCATCTATGAATTTACTGCTGCGCAAAACATTTGACCTTTACGCAAATGTTCGACCATGTGTCTCTATCGAAGGCTATAAAACCCCTTACACTGATGTAAATATTGTGACCATTCGAGAGAACACAGAAGGAGAATACAGTGGAATTGAGCATGTG ATCGTTGATGGAGTTGTGCAGAGTATCAAGCTCATCACCGAGGGGGCGAGCAAGCGCATTGCTGAGTTTGCCTTTGAGTATGCCCGGAATAACCACCGGAGCAATGTCACGGCGGTGCACAAAGCCAACATCAT GCGGATGTCAGATGGGCTTTTTCTACAAAAATGCAGGGAAGTTGCAGAAAACTGTAAAGATATTAAATTTAATGAGATGTACCTTGATACAGTATGTTTGAAT ATGGTACAAGATCCTTCCCAATTTGATGTTCTTGTTATGCCAAATTTGTATGGAGACATCCTTAG TGACCTGTGTGCAGGATTGATCGGAGGTCTTGGTGTGACACCAAGTGGCAACATTGGAGCCAATGGGGTTGCAATTTTTGAGTCG GTTCATGGGACAGCTCCAGACATTGCAGGCAAGGACATGGCGAATCCCACAGCCCTGCTGCTCAGTGCCGTGATGATGTTGCGCCACATGGGACTTTTTGACCATGCTGCAAGAATTGAGGCTGCATGTTTTGCTACAATTAAGGATGGAAAG agCTTGACAAAAGATTTGGGAGGCAATGCAAAATGCTCAGACTTCACAGAGGAAATCTGTCGCCGAGTAAAAGATTTAGATTAA
- the IDH3A gene encoding isocitrate dehydrogenase [NAD] subunit alpha, mitochondrial isoform X1: MAGPAWISKVSRLLGAFRNPKQVTRGFTGGVQTVTLIPGDGIGPEISAAVMKIFDAAKAPIQWEERNVTAIQGPGGKWMIPSEAKESMDKNKMGLKGPLKTPIAAGHPSMNLLLRKTFDLYANVRPCVSIEGYKTPYTDVNIVTIRENTEGEYSGIEHVIVDGVVQSIKLITEGASKRIAEFAFEYARNNHRSNVTAVHKANIMRMSDGLFLQKCREVAENCKDIKFNEMYLDTVCLNMVQDPSQFDVLVMPNLYGDILSDLCAGLIGGLGVTPSGNIGANGVAIFESVHGTAPDIAGKDMANPTALLLSAVMMLRHMGLFDHAARIEAACFATIKDGKSLTKDLGGNAKCSDFTEEICRRVKDLD, encoded by the exons GTCTCTCGGCTGCTGGGGGCATTCCGCAACCCAAAACAGGTGACCAGAGGTTTTACTGGTGGT GTTCAGACAGTAACTTTAATTCCAGGAGATGGTATTGGCCCAGAAATTTCAGCTGCAGTTATGAAGATTTTTGATGCTGCCAAA GCACCTATTCAGTGGGAGGAGCGGAACGTCACTGCCATTCAAGGACCCGGAGGAAAGTGGATGATACCTTCAGAGGCTAAAGAGTCCATGGATAAGAACAAGATGGGCTTGAAAG GCCCTTTGAAGACCCCAATAGCAGCCGGTCACCCATCTATGAATTTACTGCTGCGCAAAACATTTGACCTTTACGCAAATGTTCGACCATGTGTCTCTATCGAAGGCTATAAAACCCCTTACACTGATGTAAATATTGTGACCATTCGAGAGAACACAGAAGGAGAATACAGTGGAATTGAGCATGTG ATCGTTGATGGAGTTGTGCAGAGTATCAAGCTCATCACCGAGGGGGCGAGCAAGCGCATTGCTGAGTTTGCCTTTGAGTATGCCCGGAATAACCACCGGAGCAATGTCACGGCGGTGCACAAAGCCAACATCAT GCGGATGTCAGATGGGCTTTTTCTACAAAAATGCAGGGAAGTTGCAGAAAACTGTAAAGATATTAAATTTAATGAGATGTACCTTGATACAGTATGTTTGAAT ATGGTACAAGATCCTTCCCAATTTGATGTTCTTGTTATGCCAAATTTGTATGGAGACATCCTTAG TGACCTGTGTGCAGGATTGATCGGAGGTCTTGGTGTGACACCAAGTGGCAACATTGGAGCCAATGGGGTTGCAATTTTTGAGTCG GTTCATGGGACAGCTCCAGACATTGCAGGCAAGGACATGGCGAATCCCACAGCCCTGCTGCTCAGTGCCGTGATGATGTTGCGCCACATGGGACTTTTTGACCATGCTGCAAGAATTGAGGCTGCATGTTTTGCTACAATTAAGGATGGAAAG agCTTGACAAAAGATTTGGGAGGCAATGCAAAATGCTCAGACTTCACAGAGGAAATCTGTCGCCGAGTAAAAGATTTAGATTAA